TAGTTGAAGGCGACGGCATCGCCCGGCTCCATTTCCCATTCGCGGATGTCCATGCCCTCGGCATCGGGATCGGGGACTGGGATATAGGTGTCGCTATCGGCGTAGAAATTCTCTTCCGAGAGCCAGCGCGTCGGCAATACCGGTTTGGGCCAACGATGCGAGCCAGCGACGCAGCGCAGCGAGGCCTCGCGCACCGGATCCAGCGGCGACCAGAAGCTGACCGTCTGCATCCCCTCGACGAAGTAGTAGGGCCCATCCTGGTGCCAGGGCGTTGGCTTTGATGTGCCGGGCTCCTTGACAAGGACATGATCGTGGAAAAGCTGGACCGAATCCGACCTCATCAGTTCCGCGGCCACCTCGCCGGCCGCCGAGTGACGGATCACCTTCTCGAATTCGGGAATGCGGTCCCAATTGCAGTAATCGTCGAAGAAGCGGCCTGCTTCGCCAGGCTTGAGGTTTTCGGCGCCGTATTGGCTGGGCTCCGCCATGTTGCGGGCGACGCCTGCACGCAGCACTTCGACGTGGTCCTTGAACAGCCCGCGCACGAGCACGACGCCGTCGCGCTGATAGGCCTCGATCTGTTCCTGTGCGACGAGTGGATGTGTCATTGCTTTCTCCCGATTTGATGGTTCGAGCAAACACGCACCCATTCATAGTTGCAAATAATAAGTATTGCAATATGCTCTTAGGCCCATGCTATATCTTACCCTTCGCCAGTTCGAATATGTCTCGGCCGTGGGCCGTTTCGGCAGCCTCTCCGGTGCGGCCGCGCAGCTCAACGTTTCGCAACCCTCACTTTCGGTCGCCATCACCCAGGTCGAGCGGCGTCTTGGGCGCAAGCTTTTTATCCGACGCAGGGGGGCCCCGGTCGAGTTGACCGATTTTGGTCGGGATTATCTCGCCAAGGTCGAGGACATCCTCTCGCAAGCCCGCCAGTTGGACGATCCTGCCCGCACCCGGCATGCGACTGTCGGCCGCCTGACCTTGGGCCTATTCGAGGATCTGGCGCCGCTTCACATCGGCCGCCTGCTCGATGCCGTGCGCAGCAAGCTTCCAGGAGCGGAGATTCGCTATCGTATCGCCGATTTCGAGACGCTCGCCCGCGACATGCTGCAGTCGCGCATCGACATCGCCGTGACGTTCGACCTCGGTCTCGACGCAAGTTTCCTGCGCCGACCGCTCACATCCGTCCAACCCCACGCCCTCATGCGGATCGATGATCCCTTGGCTGACTTGCGGGAAGTCAGTCTCAAGGACCTCAGCCAACGCGCTTTGATCCTCTTCGAAGAAGGGCTGTCGGTTCGGCACGTCCTGGGCCTCTTCAGACGGATCGGTGCGGAGCCGATCGTCCATCACAGAGTGCGGGCGCTAGAGGTCATGCGCAGCCTGGCCGCTCATGGCGAAGGCATTGGCATCGCCTATTCGGGACCCCTGGGCGGATCCGCTTATGACGGAGAGCCGCTTGCCAGCGTTCCGATTACCGAGGATTTCGCCTGGGAGCCAATCATTCTCGCTCGCTCGCTCGACGGGGCGAAGAGCGCGATCGTGCATCCGGCTTCGCAAGCCATCGTTGACGCGTTTGACCATGCATGAGCAGGCCCTGCCCAATGCCTTCTATCGTCGCTGCCGTGATGAGGTCGCCAAGCGTCAGCTTGTCTTCTCAGATCGTTCGGGCAAGATCTTTCCCGGGTTCATGATGTTCTTCGGATCGATCGCAGCCTTGATGGCCGCCATCACGTCCAGCGCCGGGCCCATCTCGCGCTCCATGTAGGAGCGTTTGCCCTGCCCCACGCCGTGCTCGCCCGTACAGGTTCCTTCCATGGAAAGAGCGAGCTCGTTCAACCAGCCGATATAGGATTTGGCGGCGGCCCTCTCTGCCGGGTTCTGCGGATCGATGAGGATCAAATTGTGGAAATTGCCGTCACCGACATGGCCGGCAATCGGGGCAAGCAACCCCAGCGATTGCGCCCTCTCCGTCGCCGCGCCGATGCATTCGGCCAATCGCGAGATCGGCACGCATACATCGGTGCTGATACCTTTGGCGCCGGGCCGTAGACCCAGGACCGCCCAGAACAGGTCATGGCGCGCCTTCCACAGCCGCGTCCGTTCTTGCGGATCGGTCGTCCAGTCCAGAGCGGTGGCGCCGAACTCACGCGCGACCTCGCCAAAACGCACCGATAATTCGGCGACAGTGTCAGGTGTGCCGTGGAACTCGGCCAGCAACAATGGCATCTCCGGAAGGCTCAACTGCGAGTAGGCGTTGACCGCTTTGACCGTGGCTGCGTCCAACAGTTCGATCCGTGCAAAGGGGAGGCCGAATTGGAGTCCGCCGATGACGGCGTTGCTCGCATCTTCGACGGTTGGGAAGGAGCAGCGAGCCGCCGACACCGCCTCCGGAATGCCGCGTAACCGAATCGTCAGCTCCGTGATGATGCCGAGCGTGCCTTCGGAACCGACCAGCAGCCTCGTCAGATCGTAGCCTGCCGCACTCTTGCGCGCCCTGTGGCCGGTGCGGATCACCCGGCCGTTCGGCATCACGGCCTGAAGCGACAGGACCGCGTCCTTCATCGTCCCATAGAGCACGGCTGTCGTACCCGAAGCACGGGTGGCGGCCATGCCGCCTAACGTTGCATCGGCACCAGGGTCTAGTGGGAAGAAAAGGCCAGTATCGCGCAGATAGTCGTTGAGGCGGCTGCGTGTCACGCCTGGCTGGACGACGCAGTCCATGTCTTCGGCATTGACCGAAAGAATGCGGTCCATCCGCGTCAGGTCGACGGAAATACCGCCGCTTGGTGCATTGACCTGACCTTCGAGCGAACTGCCCGCACCGAAGGGAATGATGGGCACGCCGGCGCCGCCACAAAGCGTGACGATATCCGCCACCTCCTCGGTGCTCTCGGCAAAGACCACGCCATCCGGGGGCTGGTTCTCGATCCAGGTGGCCGTGGAACCGTGTTGAGCACAGATGGCCGTACCGGTCTGGAAACGATCCGCAAACCGGTCGCGCATGGTTTGCTCGAACGCGTTGGGAAGGGTGGTTTGTCTCGACATGGCGCTCAACTGATTGTTAGTCCGCAGCCTGCTGGAAGGCTCTGGAATGGATCGAGGGACCACGGTTTGCGGCCGTGAAAAAATATCCTGTCGGGGTCATGATGGGCGACAAGGTAGCCGACCCGCGGGCGCCGGTGGATGGCTGTCCCGCGCCGCCTGCCTCATCTCGACATCCACGCCGCCGCCGCTGTGAGCAGGGCCTGGGTATCTGCGGCCGTGCCCGTTGTGACACGCACCCCCTCGCCATGAAAACAGCGCACCGCTATGCCGGCCGCATGCAAGTGAAGGGTCAGCGCCCCCGCCTCCTCGCCGACCGCCAGCCATACAAAATTGGCTTTCGAGAGCGCAACCTGGAACCCAAGAGCTGCGAGCCCTTCAGACATGCGCCGTCTCTGCTCAACGCTGGCCGTTATTCGCGCCGTGACCACGTCCCCCTCGGCAAGCGCGGCAAGTGCCGCCGCCTGCGCGGTCATCGGCAACGGAAAGGGCGGCGCAACCGTGTTCGCCGCGGCAACGATACTGCGATCCGCGAGGCAGTAGCCGACCCGCATGCCGGCAAGCCCCCAAGCCTTGGAAAAGGTGCGCAGCACGACCAGGTTTCGATGTCGGGAAAGACGTCGCGCGGGAGAGGATGCAATCATGCCCGCCTCGTCGGCATAGTCGGCATAAGCCTCATCGAGGATAACGAGCGTTTGCGCGGGTATGGCGTCCAGCAAAGCCTCCAATTCAGCCGGCCCAAGCATGGTGCCGGTCGGATTGTTGGGATTGCAGATGATCACCACTCGCGCCTGGGACCTGCAGGCGTGGAGGATCGCTGCCATGTCTAACCGATGGTCGCTGTCCAGCGGCACTTCGAGGAGGCGCGCCCCCGCGCCGCCGACAATGATCGGATAAGCCTCGTAGGAGCGCCAGGCGGTGATGACCCTGTCGCCAGGGTCGCAAAATGCTCGGACGAGTTGGTCCAGCATGGTGACCGAGCCCGCGGATACCGCAATCATGTCGGAGGGCAAGCCATGCCGGCTTGCCAACGCTTCCACCAGCATTTCGCCACGCAGGTCCGGATAGCGGTGTGCACCCGCCATTGCCCTTGCCACGGCGGCCTGAATGGCGGCGCTGGGTGGGTCCGGCGCCTCATTGGAGCCGAGCCTGTGCGCAAAAACGACGCCCTGCCCCGCCCGCCCCCGACCGTAGCTCGGCAATCCCGCCAGCCGGCCGCTAGGCCTGGGGGCATCAGATCCCTGATCGCCGACGGCAAAGATTGGCTCCCACATAACGACATCCATTGCACATAGTTGTATAGGTGACTTAGATATCTTTCACTTGCCCTGCAACTGCCAAGACGGGTGAGCGTCGCCTCCGAGAGCACTAACTAGCGACCAAAGGACATGCGCGCGGCAAGACTGAAGCGAGAGCCCGGATGCAGGAAGCGTGCGCTGGATGCAATCATACCGCGCGACCATGTGCGGCGGCGCAGCAGAAGCAGGGGCTCTCCCTGCTTCATTTCGAGCAACTCACAGTTGAACTCGTCAACCAGGACGGCCTGGATGATATGCTCGACCTCCTCCAGGGGAGCAACGGCCATCAGATGGACATAGGGCGTTATTTTTGTGAAGTCTTGCTCCAGATAGTCAGGAGAAAACTGCGGGTTTACGTATCTGTCTTCAATCTGCAGCGGCCTTCCATTCTCTCTATGAACCAACAGCGAATGGAATACCGTGGTGCCTGGCACCACATTCAGTTCCGTCGCGATATTAAGGTCGCTATCGACCTCCTCCATCTTGATGACATCAGTCGTATGGCGATTGCCGCGCGCTTCGATCTCGGACTGAATGTTGCGCAATTCCATGAGCGTGGATTGACCCTGGCGGGCGGCGACGAAAGTGCCGGCACCCTGTCGGCGCACAAGAATGCCTTCGGCGGAGAGATCCCGCATGGCAATATGGATTGTCATGCGGGAGGCGCCCAACTGCTCTGAAAGACGCGATTCAGACGGGATTCGATAGCCTTCCTGCCATTCCCCCGAATTAACCTTCTCCAAAACATGGTTGCGCACCCGCTGCCCCAGCGAAACTCCGATCTCGCCATTGCCGTGGGTCAATTCCTTCTCGGTCCTAGTCGTCGTCTTGCTCATGTCGCCACTTGCCGATGCGTTTGAGATCGAATGTGTCCACATATTAGTACAAGTTGGTCATCTGTGTCAGAATAAAACTGGCGTCTCGCTACGATCGCGCTTGACAAGGCTGATTCTGGAAAGTTGTATATATTGCTATAGGTGTCTTGCCTCTGACGTGCGGCCGGAGTGAAGGATTCGATGGAAAGATCGATAGGCAAACTTTGTCTTCGCCTGCGGCACAAGGGCAAACGCCTGGAACCAGAGAGCTTGAGGCCGGGAACATCGTGCGCCTACCGAAGAGTGAGGCGTTAGCGACGGTCAGCCGCCTTCACCGGTCAAAAACTGCGAGCTTCAAGACGGCATCAACAGGGGAGATAAACGCATGCGCAATGAACATTCTAGTCGGGCTCGGTTCGCCTCGAGCATCGCGGCGGCTTTGTTTTTGGCTGGATCGATACTTGCGGGCCCGGCTCACGCCGAAAGCGCTATCTCAACCAAAATGGATCCGAAGCTCAACGCCATGCTCCCGGCCAAGCTGAAAGACGCCGGAATGATCAGGGTCGCCAGCAACGTCGAATATCCACCATTCGAATATTACGACACGGACAACACCACCATCATCGGTCTCGACAAGGATCTGGCGGAAGCAATCGGCCAGAAGCTCGGGGTCAAGCTGGAATTCGAGAATATGAGCTTCGACGCCATTATTCCCGCGCTTGCGGCTAAGCGCTACGACATGGCGATGTCGGCGATGACCGACACCGACGAACGTCGCAACAAGGTCGATTTCGTCGACTATTTCACCTCCGGCGGAGGCTTCCTGGTCAAGAAGGGCAATCCCAAGAACGTCCACAGCCTCGCCGATATCTGCGGCGTCACCGCCGCCATCGACAAGGGCACCACGGAAATCGAGGATGCCAAGAAGGCTTCCGAGGATTGCGTGAAGGCCGGCAAGGCGGAAGTCAACGCCAAGGTCCTGCCCGGCACCAGCAAGATCGTCCTGGCGTTGCAGTCGGGCCGGGCCGATGTTGCCATGATAGACACCTCCGCGGGCGCCTATATTTCGCAACAGCACAAGGGCGCCTTCGAGGTGCCAGGCACTTCCTATGCGCCGCGACCCTACGGGCTGGTGCTGCCGAAGGACTCCGACGAGCTGACCAAGGTATTGCAGGCCACCGTGCAGGCGCTGATCGATGAAGGCACCTACGGCAAGATCCTGGCGAAATGGGGCCAGGAGGTCGGCGCCATCAAGCAGGCCACGATAAACGACGGCAAGTAAGGGGCCACCCGGCAGCCAAAATCCTGGGAGTTCGCCATGTCCATCAAGGAGACCGGTTCTACGGAAATGAGCGGCGATCCCACGATCGACCTGGTAATCAGGCCGGCCCGGCACCCATGGCGCTGGGTGGCCGTCGCCTTCGTAGCGCTGCTTGCGGCCATGACGGTGCACACGTTCTTCACCAATCCCCGCTTCGAATGGTCCGTGGTGGGGCAATACTTTACCTCCGACACGATCCTGCTGGGAGTGCGGCGCACGCTCGAGCTCACGGCCATCGCCATGGTGATGGGCGTCGTGCTCGGCGTGATGCTCGCCGTCATGCGGCTATCCCCCAACCCGGTCCTGTCGGGCTCCTCATGGCTGTTCGTGTGGTTCTTCCGTGGCTCGCCGCTGCTGGTGCAACTACTGTTGTGGTACAACCTCTCGGCGCTGTTTCCGAACATTTCGCTCGGCATTCCTTTCTTCGGTCCGGACTTCGTCCAGCTTGATGCCAACGCGCTCATCACCCCCTATATCGCGGCCATCCTTGGCCTCGGCTTGAACGAGGCCGCCTACAGCGCCGAGATCATCCGGGCGGGCATCATCTCCATCGACCATGGCCAGACTGAAGCGGCCCAGTCGATCGGCATGTCGCGTTGGCGGCTCTTGCGGCGTGTTGTGCTGCCGCAGGCGATGCGCGTCATCATCCCGCCGCTCGGCAACGACACCATCAACATGCTCAAGATGTCGGCGCTGGTCAGCATCATCGCCGTGCCGGAACTGCTCTTCGCGGCGCAGACAATCTATACGCGCACGTTCGAGACGATCCCCCTGCTGATGGTCGCGGTGATCTGGTACCTGATCATCGTCTCGGTGCTCAGCGTCATCCAATATTACATAGAGCGTCACTACGCCCGCGGCAGCAGCCGCAACCTCCCTGCCACGCCCTGGCAAAGCATCGGCTCCTTTCTCGGGCTATTACGCGCCCGTCCACTCGCGGCCAGCGAGAAAAGGAGGCCGTCATGACCTTTCAGACAAGGCCACAGAGCAAGCTGATGGTGCAGGCGACAGGGGTAAGAAAATCCTTCGGCTCTCTAGAGGTTCTCAAGGGGATAAACCTGTCCGTTTCGAACGGTCAAGTGACATGTCTGCTCGGTCAGTCCGGTTCGGGTAAAAGCACCTTTCTGCGTTGCATCAACCACCTCGAGCGTATCGACCATGGCCGCATCCGAGTGGACGGCGAACTGATCGGCTATAGGGAGCACAATGGCTACCTGCAGGAAATGCACGAGCATGAGATAGTGCGCCAACGCATCCACATCGGCATGGTGTTTCAGCACTTCAACCTGTTCCCGCACATGACCGTTCTCCAAAACATCATGGAGGGACCAGTCGGAGTGAAGCGGCAAGCACGCGAGGAAGTGAAAGAACATGCGCATGCCATCCTGAAGCGGGTCGGTCTCGTTGAAAAGGTCAACGCTTATCCCCGCCAGCTTTCGGGCGGCCAGCAGCAACGCGTGGCGATCGCGCGCGCCCTCGCCATGCAGCCCAAACTCATCCTCTTCGACGAGCCGACCAGCGCACTAGACCCGGAACTGGTATCGGACGTGCTCGATGTGATGCGCGATCTGGCGGAGAGCGGCATGACGATGATCGTGGTGACCCACGAGATCGGCTTTGCTCGCGAGGTGGCTGATCGCATCGTCTTCATGGCGGGCGGCGAGATCATCGAGGAAGGAAAGCCAGCGGACGTGCTCGGCAACCCTTCTCATCCTCAGACGCAATCCTTTCTCGCCAAGGTGCTTGCTTAGGTAGAGGCTTGTTGCAGACCTTTGAGCAATTCACTCCGACACCGACCGTGGCACTCAGGATGGTGAGATAGCCATATCGGGCTTCGCCACATAATCGGCTTCGAAACACAGAAACTTCTTCAGGCGATAAGGTTGCTTCGGCCGTTTTGTTAGGATGTCATGATGGCGCATATGGCGCACGAGCTCGTCCATAAATACGATATTCAAGTGGACGAGGCGCGTCGCGGGTCGTTGACAGTCCGCCCGGCCGGGCCAGCACCATGGTCTGACGGCGAGATTCCGACTGGCTGCAAACAGGCGTCCCCACAGCTTGCGTCCAGGCAAAGAACAGGAGCAGGAGAGGAATCGCGCAGGTCGAGAATCTTGGTCACAAGTGCCTTTTGCCGATCCCAGCGTGCTTGCGCTGCCGCAAGATGGTCTCGGTTTCCGCCAGCCCGGCTTCCACGCGGGTCTGTCTGTCGGCCACTTCGATGCCGATCGCTGCCTCGCGGCCAATGATGTCGTTCTCCACCTTGAACGCCTGGCGGCGGCGCAGGATGTCCTCGACCTCGACCGGCTTGAGATCCGGACGCAGCTGGTCCAGTTGTTTGTGACAGGTTTATGACGCACTATGCGAAGCGACGCTGCGCCGAGGACACTATGCAGGAAACGGAACTGAAGCTCGAGCTTTCGCGGTCGGGAGCGGGATCGCTCCTCAAGAAAAATCCGTTCGGAGCCTCGCCCACCATTCTCCAGCAAAGATCGATCTATTTCGACACCCCGGGACGGGACCTGTCCAAGCGCGGCCTGTCGCTTCGCATTCGCAAATCGGGAAATGAACGGATACAAACCGTCAAGGCCAGCAATGACGCCGCGGCCGGATCGTTCGCACGCGAGGAATGGGAGCGGCCGGTCGCCGACGATATTCCGGTGCTTGACGATCCGCAGATCCGAGGCCTGCTTGCGGAGGCTGGCCCAAGGCTGGCGCCCTTGTTCGAGGTTCATGTCAAACGGCATCGTTGGAATGTGACGGACAGCGGCGCCACAGTCGAAGTCGCCTTGGATCTTGGCAAGGTCGTTGCAGCCGATCGCGAGGCGCCGGTCTGCGAGATCGAGTTGGAAAAGAAGGTGGGCTCGCCGAAGGCGCTGTTTGCGCTCGCCCGGAAAGTCGACCTGATCACGCCGGCGCATCTCGGGGTGCTGAGCAAAGCAGAACGGGGTTATCGTCTGCTTGACTCGGCGCCGGGTGCTGTGAAATCGGCGGCGACCCCGCTCTCGTCCGAGATGAGCGCGGCAACGGCTTTCGCGCGTATCGCCGCAGCCTGTCTCAGACAGTTTCGTCTGAATGAAACGGCGCTGGGCTGGTCCCACGATGCAGAGGCCCTGCACCAGGCTCGTGTGTCGCTGCGACGGCTGCGATCTCTGTTTTCGATCTGCAAGTCCCTGTTCGACGACAGCCGCTTCGACCACCTGCGAGAAGAATTTAAATGGCTTACCTCGGAACTTGGCGATGCGCGCAATATTGACGTGATGATCGACCGCGCTTCGAGCGAGGCTCTTTCAAGCCGTCTTCAAGATGCGCGCGACGACGCCTATGTGGCGGTCGAAGCATCGCTCTCCTCGGTGCGCGCCCGCTCGTTGATGATCGATGCCATCGAGTGGATCTCCATCAGAGACTGGCGAACCCAATCTGACGAGCAGTCGTTAAGCGATTTTGCCTCGAGTGTATTTGATAAATTTTGGAAAAAGGTGGCGAAGGGCGGCAACAACCTCATTGATGCCGATGACGAGACCCGCCACAAAGTGCGCATTGCCGCAAAGAAACTGCGCTACGCGGCGGAGTTCTTTGAACCGCTTTACAACAGCAAGGCGGAAGTCAAACGCCATCGACGATTCATCGAGGCGATGAAGAGCCTGCAGGATCAGCTCGGCAGCCTCAACGATATTGCCACCGCCCCCGATTTGCTGGCAGCGCTGGAGCTTTCGGACGTAGCCGGTGCGAAGGATCTCTTCAGCGCCGAGGAGAAATCCAAGCTTCTCAAGGACGCCGCGGAAGCACACGATACCTTTGTCAACACCAGGCGCTTCTGGCGTTGAGGCAGCATGCAGAGCGACGAAGGTGCAGCACCGGCTAGCCGGACAACATGCTAGTTAGCGGATGTCGGCCAACCCATATCCTTCGTATGACCTCGTATGGTCCGGCGAACCTATGAGCGAAGCAGCTAGGGTTCGGACTGGTAACGAAAGCGACCGTCGCGCCGCCTAGCACCGCGCCTAAGGCACTGCGCTCGACAACATTAGAACGATGCCGACCGCTATCATTAGCAGGCCTGGCCAGTTGCGCGAAAAGCCGAGAAACCCGAACCCACGCCGTCGCGGCTCGAGAGTTGGGCCAGGCGTTGCCAGCCTTGAGGCCGACCGGTCGGCTGGAGTGCCGAGCGGTGCCAAATTGCTGAGCCGACCGTATGAGAGTGCCGCGCCTGCCATGTAGACAATGCCAGCGACGATGAGTAGCGCACCGATGAGAATGACAGTCAATTTTCATCCTCCTCTGTTTAGCTTTCCAAGCCTGGCCCGCATATGAATGAAAACGGTCGTGACGGCTGTCAGTTCCGGCAGGAGCGCCTTATCGGCTTGGACGTGTCGCCTGAATCGAACGGAACGGGCCCGGTGAACGCCGGAGGTCTGCCGTGGGGAAGAAAGCTAGGCTGATCATTGAAGCCATGTCGGAGGAACCATTGGCCGAGGCGGATTACTACGCCAGAAAGTGCGGCATCCCTCTTGAAGACGCGTTGCGGATCGTTGAAAGTGCCTACAGTTCCAAGCCTGACAAGAGCAAGAAACCAAAGCACGGCAAGCGCAGCAGGCACTGATCAGGGCCGGCCGTCCTTTTGGGCAATCAGTAGTGCGCGAAGCACCTGCGAAGCAGTTGTTACCGCTGTGCCCCAAGAAGCAGCCGACCAATGATCGGTCACAGCCTCAAGGAGCGGACGCCAGCCCTGACCCGTTCGTGTCATCTGCGATCAGGCAAGTCCGTCCCTATCCGCAGACGCTCCACATAGGCTCGGTAGGCAAAGCTGCGGTCACGCTTCTTGCCGGTCGTTTCGACGAGATGCCAGCTTCAGCCAGCACTTCGATCGCGCGGGTTGCCGTTGACCTACTTGCATCAATCATCTTCGCCGCCCCGCGTCTCTCACAATGCTGCTTTCAGTGCCAGAAATTTCGAACATGAACCTGTTTTCCGTAAAATGTCCGATTTCCGGCTCATTTCAGATCAAAGCGCATATCTAAACTGAATCCAGTCGCTTTGTTAGCTGGGTTTCCGCTGCGCCTTCCGATCAAGAATATGATTGCGAAAGCAGTTCTGCATTTCTTTGAAGGACCTGAAGCCAAGGCGCGGAACGAGGCGAGACAGTGTTGTCGTTGAGACGTTGCACCGGCGTGCGATCGAGGCCGACTTCTCGAAGGCGACGTAGTCCGGCTCTGCAAACATCATGCGGGCGACAGTTTCCAATTTCGTCGGAAGGATGAGCTCCCGCTTGGCAATCAGCATTTTGAGTTCATCGAGCGTTGGCGCCCTGGTGTTGCGAACCACGACTTGTCCGGCATCCGCTCGTGATGAAATGGGTAGCTCCAAAGGCATTGTTTCACCGTTCTGCTGCTTGCATGAAGCTGTCGAACTCGGCATCCCCAATCGAAACGGTATGTTCGTAACCGGGGTACCGGCCGGAATCGACGTCGGCCTTGTATTCCCTGAAGGCCGCAACGCGCTCGTCCTGGATCTTTTGCAGCTCCGGGCTGAGGTTTCGGTATACCTTTCCGTGCCGCGGCTTGTGGTTCTTGCCGTAGCCGCAGACATCTTCGGTGAACAGATACTGCGCATCCGCATATCTGCCGGCACCCATACCGAGCATGACCAGAGATGAGTTTTCGGTCAGGAATTTCGCAACGCGGTCGGGCACGACTTCCAACTCCGCCCCGAAGACGCCGATCTCCTCCAGTCTCTTCGTATGTCGCCAGAGGCGGAGCGCTTCGTCCGCCGTCTTGCCGACCGCTCGCCAACCCGTCCAGGTGATATAGGAAGGAATCAGGCCGATATGGCCGACGACAGGGAGGTGGTTGTCGCAAAGCGCCTTCTGGATATCGTAGGACGCGGCACAGTAGAAGGCGTCGCCTCCGATGCCGGCAAAGTGGAAGGCCGCACGCAGATAGTCCTCCGCCGTCGCGAGCGGACGGCCGGCAAAACTGCCCCAGCCGCCATAAGGCAGACCGACCTGCACGAAACAGTTGCCGGCTGCATCCCGCATTTCCTGATCGAAATACCGGCCTTCGATCGAAAGCATGTGAATGCCCGCTGCCGCTGCTGCCGCGGCTTCGTCGGGCGTGCTGACGAAGAGCATGGAGATCTTCTTTCCATTCCGCTTCATCTTTCGGATGTCCTCGGCATGAGGACGGTTGTGATACATGCCCATGGTCAGCCTCCCCTATAGTTCATCGCTCACCGTGAACGCCCGCCGGAAAGCGTCCAGCGCCGCCTCGGGATCGTGTTGGGCAAACGCTTCCAGACCCACTGGCCCGCGGTACCCCATGTCGAACAGGGCTCTTGCGATGTAGGGCCAGTTCATCTCGCCCGTTCCCGGCTCGCAACGACCCGGGTTGTCGGCCACCTGCACCTCGCCGATGAACGGCAGGCACTTCTCGCACCAGCGCACGACATCGCCTTCGCCGATCTGCGTGTGATAGAGGTCGAGATTGATCCCCAGTTGGGGTCTGTTGATCGACGACACCAATGCCAGCACCGATGCCGTCGAGCCAAACGGGCAGCCAGGGTGGTCGAGCAGGTTCAGATTTTCGAGCGTGAAGACGACACCTTCGGCCTCCGCCATGTCGCAGATGCGGTTCAACGTGTCCCGCGCCTTCAGCCACATCGGACCGGTCTCGACGTCGGTCTTGACGATGGGAATGCCACCCTCGCCGAGCCCGGTGCCGTGCAGGTTCAACCGGGCAATGCCGAGGCGCTTTCCAACCCTTGCGGTCTCGAGCGCCGATTTCAGGAGAATGTCGGCGCCCTCTTCGTCGGCGAGCCGTCCTTCGAGATAGCCGTTCATGATCGTGAAGGTTGCGCCTGTCTTCTCGAGCGCCGCGAGGTCATGGTCCGGCCAATTCCACAATCCGACGCCGAAACCCATTTCATGCAGCCGCGCGACGCGCCAAGCCATCGGACGATCGCGCCAAAGCATTTCGGCGCAGGCTGCCAGTTGGAACGGTTGGCTCATGACGGCTCAAACCTCGACCATGACGCGGCCGTTCTCGACCTTCGTCTTGTAAATCCTGAGGTTCTCGCAGGCCGGTGGCGTCTCTACCTCGCCGGTCGTGAAATCGAAAACGGAAGCGTGCTTGGGGCACTCCACCGTGTTGCCCATGACCAGGCCGTCGGCAAGGTGGATCGCCTCGTGCGTGCACAGTCCGTCAGTGCAGTAATATTCATCGGCGTCGTTGCGGAAGATTGCGAAGGCCCGGCCGCCATTGTCGAACCGCCTGGCTTCCTCGGCTTCGATGTCATCGGCGGCGCATGCGTCGACCCAGG
The genomic region above belongs to Mesorhizobium sp. B4-1-4 and contains:
- a CDS encoding amino acid ABC transporter permease — protein: MSIKETGSTEMSGDPTIDLVIRPARHPWRWVAVAFVALLAAMTVHTFFTNPRFEWSVVGQYFTSDTILLGVRRTLELTAIAMVMGVVLGVMLAVMRLSPNPVLSGSSWLFVWFFRGSPLLVQLLLWYNLSALFPNISLGIPFFGPDFVQLDANALITPYIAAILGLGLNEAAYSAEIIRAGIISIDHGQTEAAQSIGMSRWRLLRRVVLPQAMRVIIPPLGNDTINMLKMSALVSIIAVPELLFAAQTIYTRTFETIPLLMVAVIWYLIIVSVLSVIQYYIERHYARGSSRNLPATPWQSIGSFLGLLRARPLAASEKRRPS
- a CDS encoding amino acid ABC transporter ATP-binding protein → MTFQTRPQSKLMVQATGVRKSFGSLEVLKGINLSVSNGQVTCLLGQSGSGKSTFLRCINHLERIDHGRIRVDGELIGYREHNGYLQEMHEHEIVRQRIHIGMVFQHFNLFPHMTVLQNIMEGPVGVKRQAREEVKEHAHAILKRVGLVEKVNAYPRQLSGGQQQRVAIARALAMQPKLILFDEPTSALDPELVSDVLDVMRDLAESGMTMIVVTHEIGFAREVADRIVFMAGGEIIEEGKPADVLGNPSHPQTQSFLAKVLA
- a CDS encoding inorganic triphosphatase gives rise to the protein MTHYAKRRCAEDTMQETELKLELSRSGAGSLLKKNPFGASPTILQQRSIYFDTPGRDLSKRGLSLRIRKSGNERIQTVKASNDAAAGSFAREEWERPVADDIPVLDDPQIRGLLAEAGPRLAPLFEVHVKRHRWNVTDSGATVEVALDLGKVVAADREAPVCEIELEKKVGSPKALFALARKVDLITPAHLGVLSKAERGYRLLDSAPGAVKSAATPLSSEMSAATAFARIAAACLRQFRLNETALGWSHDAEALHQARVSLRRLRSLFSICKSLFDDSRFDHLREEFKWLTSELGDARNIDVMIDRASSEALSSRLQDARDDAYVAVEASLSSVRARSLMIDAIEWISIRDWRTQSDEQSLSDFASSVFDKFWKKVAKGGNNLIDADDETRHKVRIAAKKLRYAAEFFEPLYNSKAEVKRHRRFIEAMKSLQDQLGSLNDIATAPDLLAALELSDVAGAKDLFSAEEKSKLLKDAAEAHDTFVNTRRFWR
- a CDS encoding MurR/RpiR family transcriptional regulator, which codes for MLIAKRELILPTKLETVARMMFAEPDYVAFEKSASIARRCNVSTTTLSRLVPRLGFRSFKEMQNCFRNHILDRKAQRKPS
- a CDS encoding 3-methyl-2-oxobutanoate hydroxymethyltransferase, with the protein product MKRNGKKISMLFVSTPDEAAAAAAAGIHMLSIEGRYFDQEMRDAAGNCFVQVGLPYGGWGSFAGRPLATAEDYLRAAFHFAGIGGDAFYCAASYDIQKALCDNHLPVVGHIGLIPSYITWTGWRAVGKTADEALRLWRHTKRLEEIGVFGAELEVVPDRVAKFLTENSSLVMLGMGAGRYADAQYLFTEDVCGYGKNHKPRHGKVYRNLSPELQKIQDERVAAFREYKADVDSGRYPGYEHTVSIGDAEFDSFMQAAER
- a CDS encoding TIM barrel protein, with translation MSQPFQLAACAEMLWRDRPMAWRVARLHEMGFGVGLWNWPDHDLAALEKTGATFTIMNGYLEGRLADEEGADILLKSALETARVGKRLGIARLNLHGTGLGEGGIPIVKTDVETGPMWLKARDTLNRICDMAEAEGVVFTLENLNLLDHPGCPFGSTASVLALVSSINRPQLGINLDLYHTQIGEGDVVRWCEKCLPFIGEVQVADNPGRCEPGTGEMNWPYIARALFDMGYRGPVGLEAFAQHDPEAALDAFRRAFTVSDEL
- a CDS encoding MocE family 2Fe-2S type ferredoxin encodes the protein MPWVDACAADDIEAEEARRFDNGGRAFAIFRNDADEYYCTDGLCTHEAIHLADGLVMGNTVECPKHASVFDFTTGEVETPPACENLRIYKTKVENGRVMVEV